One Actinomadura viridis genomic region harbors:
- the tyrS gene encoding tyrosine--tRNA ligase, with translation MTDILEDLAWRDLIAQSTDLGELRALLAAGPVTLYCGFDPTAPSLHLGNLIQILMLRRFQQAGHRPIGLVGGATGLIGDPSGKSAERALNSEETVAGWVERIRGQVSRFLDFGDVPNAATMVSNLDWTGSMTVVEFLRDIGKHFPVNRMLARETVKSRLETAGMSYTEFSYVLMQSMDFLELYRRHGCVLQTGGSDQWGNLTAGVDLIRRVEGASAHALTTPLLTKADGSKFGKTAGGETYWLDPELTSPYAFYQFWFNADDRDVEGFLKVFSFRSREEIEDLIKQGAERPAARIPQRALAEEVTTLVHGADETERVINASRALFGQGALEELDERTLRSALAEVPRAEVPPGALPPVVDLLAASGLCKSKSEARRAIAQGGAYLNNAKVESEDAVPTSEDLLHGRFLVLRRGKRNVGGIEVAGG, from the coding sequence GTGACCGACATCCTCGAGGATCTCGCGTGGCGCGATCTGATCGCGCAGTCCACCGATCTGGGCGAACTGCGGGCGCTGCTCGCCGCGGGACCGGTCACCCTCTATTGCGGGTTCGACCCGACGGCGCCCTCGCTGCACCTGGGCAACCTGATCCAGATCCTCATGCTGCGGCGGTTCCAGCAGGCCGGGCACCGTCCCATCGGCCTGGTCGGCGGCGCCACCGGCCTGATCGGCGACCCCAGCGGCAAGAGCGCCGAGCGGGCGCTGAACTCCGAGGAGACCGTGGCCGGCTGGGTGGAGCGGATCCGCGGGCAGGTCTCGCGGTTCCTCGACTTCGGTGACGTCCCCAACGCCGCCACCATGGTCAGCAACCTCGACTGGACCGGTTCGATGACGGTCGTCGAGTTCCTGCGCGACATCGGCAAGCACTTCCCGGTGAACCGGATGCTCGCCCGCGAGACGGTCAAGAGCCGCCTGGAGACTGCGGGCATGAGCTACACCGAGTTCAGCTACGTGCTCATGCAGTCGATGGACTTCCTGGAGCTGTACCGGCGCCACGGCTGCGTCCTCCAGACCGGTGGCAGCGACCAGTGGGGCAACCTCACCGCGGGCGTCGACCTCATCAGGCGGGTGGAGGGGGCCTCCGCGCACGCCCTCACCACGCCCCTGCTCACCAAGGCCGACGGCAGCAAGTTCGGCAAGACGGCGGGCGGCGAGACCTACTGGCTCGACCCCGAGCTGACCTCCCCGTACGCCTTCTACCAGTTCTGGTTCAACGCCGACGACCGGGACGTGGAGGGGTTCCTGAAGGTCTTCAGCTTCCGGTCCCGCGAGGAGATCGAGGACCTGATCAAGCAGGGCGCCGAACGTCCCGCCGCGCGGATCCCGCAGCGCGCCCTCGCCGAGGAGGTGACCACCCTCGTCCACGGTGCCGACGAGACCGAGAGGGTGATCAACGCCTCCCGGGCCCTGTTCGGGCAGGGGGCGCTGGAGGAACTGGACGAGCGGACCCTCCGCTCGGCCCTGGCGGAGGTGCCCCGCGCGGAGGTGCCGCCGGGCGCGCTGCCGCCCGTGGTGGACCTGCTGGCCGCCTCGGGCCTCTGCAAGAGCAAGTCGGAGGCCCGGCGGGCGATCGCTCAGGGCGGCGCCTACCTCAACAACGCGAAGGTCGAGTCGGAGGACGCGGTACCCACCTCCGAGGACCTGCTGCACGGACGCTTCCTGGTCCTCCGGCGCGGCAAGCGCAACGTCGGAGGAATCGAGGTCGCCGGCGGCTGA
- a CDS encoding DNA-3-methyladenine glycosylase: MPGPPLPSELLPRKFFDRPAEVVAPELLGHVLVHGDVAVRLTEVEAYAGTSDPASHAYRGLTPRTAVMFGPPGHAYVYFTYGMHFCVNLVCAEEGTASAVLLRAGQVVAGHETARRRRARSTERDMARGPARLCMTLDIGRDQNGLDVCSPEGSLRILAGEPADPALIRSGPRTGVNGGKQTPWRFWIEGDPTVSPYRAHVPRKRKRTEA, translated from the coding sequence TTGCCCGGGCCCCCCCTCCCGTCCGAGCTCCTGCCCCGGAAGTTCTTCGACCGGCCGGCCGAGGTGGTCGCCCCCGAACTGCTCGGGCACGTCCTCGTCCACGGTGACGTCGCGGTGCGGCTCACCGAGGTCGAGGCGTACGCGGGCACGAGCGACCCCGCCTCGCATGCCTACCGCGGGCTCACCCCGCGCACGGCCGTGATGTTCGGACCGCCCGGCCACGCCTACGTGTACTTCACCTACGGCATGCACTTCTGCGTCAACCTGGTCTGCGCCGAGGAGGGCACGGCCTCGGCCGTCCTGCTCCGCGCGGGCCAGGTGGTCGCCGGCCACGAGACGGCCCGGCGGCGCAGGGCCCGCTCGACCGAGCGGGACATGGCCCGGGGCCCGGCCCGGCTGTGCATGACCCTGGACATCGGACGCGACCAGAACGGGCTGGACGTCTGCTCCCCGGAGGGATCGCTGCGGATCCTGGCGGGGGAGCCGGCCGACCCCGCCCTGATCAGGTCGGGCCCTCGCACGGGGGTGAACGGGGGCAAGCAGACGCCCTGGCGTTTCTGGATCGAGGGCGACCCCACGGTCTCCCCGTACCGCGCCCACGTCCCGCGCAAGCGGAAGCGGACCGAGGCGTAG
- the argH gene encoding argininosuccinate lyase, producing MTKAPTRLWGGRFEGGPSDALARLSVSVQFDWRLAPYDLMGSRAHARVLNRAGLLTDDELTRMLGALDDLEEACRSGEFRPTVADEDVHTALERGLLERLGALGGKLRAGRSRNDQVATDLRLYLRDHVRQIVSRLVELETALIAQADHNLGVAAPGMTHLQHAQPVLFSHQLLAHVQPLTRDIDRLRDWDRRAAVSPLGSGALAGSSLPLDPQATAAELGFDSAAPNSMDAVADRDFVAEFLFAAALTGVHLSRLGEEICLWASQEFRWIEMDDTYATGSSIMPQKKNPDVAELARGKAGRLIGHLVGLLTTLKGLPLTYNRDLQEDKEGAFDAVETLLLVLPAMSGLIATMRVNTERLETSAPDGFALATDLAELLVRRGVAFRDAHEVVGHLVVWCQVNDKDFDDLTDDELLKVSPHLTPDVREVLNVQGALASRKAHGGTAPDRVREQMRELRALVNDHAAWAAGSDGAGR from the coding sequence GTGACCAAGGCACCGACGCGACTGTGGGGCGGCCGGTTCGAAGGCGGTCCGTCGGACGCGCTCGCGCGGCTCTCGGTGAGCGTGCAGTTCGACTGGCGGCTCGCCCCGTACGACCTGATGGGCTCGCGCGCGCACGCCCGCGTCCTCAACCGGGCGGGGCTGCTCACCGACGACGAGCTGACGCGGATGCTCGGTGCCCTCGACGACCTCGAGGAGGCGTGCCGGTCCGGCGAGTTCCGGCCCACCGTCGCCGACGAGGACGTGCACACGGCCCTGGAGCGCGGGCTGCTCGAACGGCTCGGGGCCCTGGGCGGCAAGCTGCGCGCCGGCCGCAGCCGCAACGACCAGGTCGCCACCGACCTGCGGCTCTACCTGCGCGACCACGTCCGGCAGATCGTCAGCCGGCTGGTCGAGCTGGAGACGGCCCTGATCGCGCAGGCCGACCACAACCTGGGCGTCGCCGCGCCCGGCATGACCCACCTGCAGCACGCCCAGCCCGTGCTGTTCTCCCACCAGCTGCTGGCCCACGTCCAGCCGCTCACCCGCGACATCGACCGGCTCCGCGACTGGGACCGCCGCGCCGCCGTCTCGCCGCTGGGCTCGGGCGCCCTGGCGGGCTCGTCGCTGCCGCTCGACCCCCAGGCCACCGCGGCCGAGCTGGGCTTCGACTCGGCGGCCCCCAACTCCATGGACGCCGTCGCCGACCGCGACTTCGTCGCCGAGTTCCTCTTCGCCGCCGCCCTGACCGGGGTCCACCTGTCCCGGCTGGGCGAGGAGATCTGCCTGTGGGCGTCGCAGGAGTTCCGCTGGATCGAGATGGACGACACCTACGCCACCGGGTCGTCGATCATGCCTCAGAAGAAGAACCCCGACGTCGCCGAGCTGGCCCGCGGCAAGGCCGGGCGCCTGATCGGCCATCTGGTCGGCCTCCTCACCACCCTCAAGGGCCTGCCGCTGACCTACAACCGCGACCTGCAGGAGGACAAGGAGGGCGCCTTCGACGCGGTCGAGACGCTGCTGCTGGTGCTGCCCGCCATGTCCGGCCTGATCGCGACCATGCGGGTCAACACCGAGCGGCTGGAGACCTCCGCCCCCGACGGCTTCGCGCTGGCCACCGACCTCGCCGAGCTGCTGGTGCGGCGCGGGGTCGCCTTCCGTGACGCCCACGAGGTCGTCGGCCACCTGGTGGTCTGGTGCCAGGTCAACGACAAGGACTTCGACGACCTGACCGACGACGAGCTGCTCAAGGTCTCCCCGCACCTGACCCCCGACGTCCGCGAGGTCCTCAACGTCCAGGGCGCCCTGGCCTCCCGCAAGGCCCACGGAGGCACCGCGCCCGACCGCGTCCGCGAGCAGATGCGGGAGCTGCGCGCCCTGGTCAACGACCATGCCGCCTGGGCCGCGGGGTCCGACGGCGCCGGTCGCTGA
- a CDS encoding MarR family winged helix-turn-helix transcriptional regulator: MSSTDGPGPGLSSNLVYLLKHAHLRMAELTTKALTPYGIEGRELGVLLALADLEPASQQQAAQRLGIDRTTMVALLDALEGKGLVSRHPHADDRRRNVVELTDAGKDALRLALKASADAEREFLAPLSPQAAEGLRNALRAIVIRPDP, translated from the coding sequence ATGTCCAGTACCGACGGGCCTGGCCCCGGGTTGAGCAGTAATCTGGTCTACCTGCTCAAGCACGCGCACCTTCGGATGGCCGAGCTGACCACGAAGGCGTTGACGCCGTACGGCATCGAGGGACGGGAGCTGGGGGTGCTGCTCGCGCTCGCCGACCTCGAGCCGGCGTCCCAGCAGCAGGCCGCGCAGAGGCTGGGCATCGACCGCACGACGATGGTCGCCCTGCTGGACGCGCTCGAAGGCAAAGGCCTGGTGTCACGTCACCCGCACGCGGACGACCGGCGCCGCAACGTGGTCGAGCTGACCGACGCCGGAAAGGACGCCCTCCGGCTGGCGCTCAAGGCGAGCGCTGACGCCGAGCGTGAGTTCCTCGCGCCGCTCAGCCCGCAGGCCGCCGAGGGGCTGCGGAACGCACTGCGGGCGATCGTGATCCGCCCGGACCCCTAG
- a CDS encoding NAD-dependent epimerase/dehydratase family protein: MILVTGGLGFIGSHTVRALLDFGESCVLVQRRAGEAPADLAGGQVVIEQADITDLSTLLDVGARHEITGIVHLAYSMPWPPAAEQPVEQTRKALGGLLNVMQAAQDWGVRRVGVASTIGVYSGVTAEGPLREDMPLPLTAPHVIPTFKKIGEMLNDHLAGVTGIEVVNHRISGTWGPRDPHGAMFFAAPELVHAAVNGTEPDLSTLFGPAYAEDSIDLCYVKDTARAIALLQLADRLDHRTYNVGAGRATTNAEIIAAIKRVVPDARIELPTGGTGRQDHLDITRLQQDTGYKPEYDTERSVADYIAWLRAGNEY; the protein is encoded by the coding sequence ATGATCCTGGTCACCGGAGGTCTGGGCTTCATCGGCTCCCACACCGTGCGGGCGCTGCTCGATTTCGGCGAGAGCTGCGTGCTGGTGCAGCGCCGGGCCGGCGAGGCGCCGGCCGACCTCGCCGGCGGACAGGTGGTGATCGAGCAGGCCGACATCACCGATCTGAGCACGTTGCTCGACGTCGGCGCGCGCCACGAGATCACCGGCATCGTGCATCTGGCGTACTCCATGCCCTGGCCGCCCGCCGCCGAGCAGCCGGTCGAGCAGACGCGCAAGGCCCTGGGCGGCCTGCTCAACGTCATGCAGGCCGCCCAGGACTGGGGCGTGCGCCGGGTGGGCGTCGCGAGCACGATCGGCGTCTACTCCGGCGTCACCGCCGAGGGCCCGCTCAGGGAGGACATGCCACTGCCGCTGACCGCTCCCCACGTGATCCCGACCTTCAAGAAGATCGGTGAGATGCTCAACGACCACCTGGCCGGCGTCACCGGCATCGAAGTCGTCAACCACCGCATCTCCGGCACCTGGGGCCCGCGCGACCCCCACGGCGCGATGTTCTTCGCCGCGCCCGAACTCGTCCATGCCGCCGTCAACGGAACCGAGCCGGACCTCTCCACGCTCTTCGGGCCGGCGTACGCCGAAGACTCGATCGACCTGTGCTACGTGAAGGACACCGCCCGGGCCATCGCGCTCCTCCAGCTCGCGGACCGGCTCGACCACCGCACCTACAACGTCGGGGCCGGCCGCGCGACGACCAACGCCGAGATCATCGCCGCGATCAAGCGGGTGGTCCCCGACGCCCGGATCGAGCTGCCCACCGGCGGGACCGGCCGGCAGGACCACCTCGACATCACCCGGCTCCAGCAGGACACCGGCTACAAGCCCGAGTACGACACCGAACGCTCGGTCGCCGACTACATCGCCTGGCTGCGTGCGGGCAACGAGTACTGA
- a CDS encoding arginine repressor: protein MTKTARLAKVVDLLNRHPVHSQAELARLLADDGVEVTQATLSRDLVEIGAVRLRAEDGSLIYAVPGEGGERIRRAHTGAGGGAESFTGRLGRLAAELLVSAEASANLVVVRTPSGAAQYLASAIDHADWPTVLGTVAGDDSILVIARSPDGGEELAQALLRLAAGRERRN, encoded by the coding sequence ATGACCAAGACCGCCCGCCTGGCCAAGGTCGTCGACCTGCTGAACCGGCATCCGGTGCATTCGCAGGCCGAACTGGCCCGGCTGCTGGCCGATGACGGCGTGGAGGTCACCCAGGCGACGCTGTCGCGGGACCTGGTCGAGATCGGCGCGGTCCGGCTGCGGGCCGAGGACGGCAGCCTGATCTACGCGGTGCCCGGCGAGGGCGGCGAGCGGATCCGGCGGGCCCACACCGGCGCCGGTGGCGGCGCCGAGTCGTTCACCGGGCGGCTCGGCCGGCTGGCCGCCGAACTGCTGGTGTCGGCCGAGGCGTCGGCGAACCTGGTCGTGGTGCGCACCCCGTCCGGGGCCGCGCAGTACCTGGCCTCGGCCATCGACCACGCCGACTGGCCCACCGTGCTCGGCACGGTCGCCGGCGACGACTCGATCCTGGTCATCGCCCGCAGCCCCGACGGGGGAGAGGAACTGGCCCAGGCCCTGCTGAGGCTGGCCGCCGGCCGCGAACGGCGGAACTAG
- the argF gene encoding ornithine carbamoyltransferase, protein MVRHFLRDDDLTPAEQAEVLELAAVMKRDRFGYRPLEGPRTVAVLFDKPSTRTRISFAVGIAELGGHALVLDAGTSQLGRGESIADTARVLERQVGAIVWRTSAQERIEEMAAGTSVPVVNALTDLFHPCQILADLQTVAEAKGGLKGLTLAYFGDGANNMAHSYLLGCATAGMHVRIGAPAALPPEPAIVARAEEIAASTGGSVTVTSDAARAAAGADVLATDTWVSMGQEGKDTSLYEPYAVDEALLSRADGEAIVLHCLPAYRGKEISAAVLDGPRSAVWNEAENRLHAQKALLTWLLQRSEPGAESGPEGSAP, encoded by the coding sequence ATGGTCCGGCACTTCCTCCGGGACGACGACCTCACCCCGGCCGAGCAGGCCGAGGTACTGGAACTGGCCGCCGTCATGAAACGCGACCGGTTCGGATACCGGCCGCTGGAGGGGCCCCGGACGGTCGCCGTCCTGTTCGACAAGCCCTCCACCCGCACCCGGATCTCCTTCGCGGTCGGGATCGCCGAGCTGGGCGGCCACGCCCTGGTCCTGGACGCCGGCACCAGCCAGCTCGGCCGCGGCGAGAGCATCGCCGACACCGCCCGGGTGCTGGAACGGCAGGTCGGCGCGATCGTGTGGCGCACCTCGGCCCAGGAACGGATCGAGGAGATGGCCGCGGGCACGTCCGTCCCGGTCGTCAACGCGCTCACCGACCTGTTCCACCCGTGCCAGATCCTGGCCGACCTCCAGACCGTGGCCGAGGCCAAGGGCGGTCTCAAGGGCCTCACGCTGGCCTATTTCGGCGACGGCGCCAACAACATGGCCCACTCCTACCTGCTGGGCTGCGCCACCGCCGGCATGCACGTCCGGATCGGCGCCCCCGCCGCGCTGCCGCCCGAACCCGCGATCGTGGCGCGCGCGGAGGAGATCGCGGCGTCCACCGGGGGATCGGTGACCGTCACCTCCGACGCCGCGCGGGCCGCGGCCGGCGCGGACGTCCTGGCCACCGACACCTGGGTGTCGATGGGCCAGGAGGGCAAGGACACCTCGCTGTACGAGCCGTACGCGGTCGACGAGGCGCTGCTGTCCCGGGCCGACGGCGAGGCGATCGTGCTGCACTGCCTGCCCGCCTACCGCGGCAAGGAGATCTCCGCCGCGGTCCTGGACGGCCCGCGCAGCGCGGTCTGGAACGAGGCGGAGAACCGGCTGCACGCCCAGAAGGCGCTGCTGACCTGGCTGCTGCAGCGTTCGGAGCCGGGCGCCGAGAGCGGGCCGGAGGGGAGCGCGCCGTGA